The nucleotide sequence TTATATAGAACTCGTATATTACAGCATAAATGGAATGTTGGAAACATCACAAACAAAGAATGGTTTTTTATAACACTATAACGCACACAAATATGTTAAAATTATAGTGGATTATACTTTATTCCCGTGCAGCGCACGGACATGATTCTAGCATAGTATCAGTACAGAAAAAGCCGGAAAGAAAGAGTACGGAATACAAATCCGTACGAAAAAAACTGTAGTATATGAACGCTATAAAAACTGTATATGATAGTTTTACGTTGAGACTGCACTCGTTCCGCGCTCGACCATTGACACTCTCCGTGAGCACTGTCGGTGCCGCACTGGGCAGTGGGCTTCTGGATTCCGGTGAGCTGCTGGACCTGGACCTGGACCTGCGGCGCGGCGCGGCCAGAGCGGGCACTCCTGGCACCCAAGCCGCGGACTCGTCCACCCAGCCGCGCACGCAGAGACAGCTGTGCGAGTGCGACGCGGTCACGCGGCTCCCCGCGTGCAGACCCACGCCCGCCCACCGACAGCAATTCATCCGGTCACTCACGCACGCCTCGCCGTACGGTAGGTGGTAAAGGTCCTCTGAGTCAAAGTTCCTTGGCAGCCTATTCTTGGCTTCCCTGACCGAAATAGGAACAGCAGCCAAGCAGGAATTACGCAAATTTGGAAAAAATGAGAGAGCAATGGCACGGTACATATGCACCACTTGGAATCTTGGTTGGGTGGGGACGCCTACCCTATAGAAAATCAAATTTAGTTTCAAACACTTTCCTCCGTGCACAATCAGTCTGTTCACTCGTGAGTTTTAGCCGGAGCTTATCATGGtacattatttttttctcacaacaaaccagcaccagccgagtttatcagcccagaaaccaactagCGAACACGCTAAATATGTTatatgttccaaattataagtcgctttgacttttctgtACATCTATTTAACTATGCATTTAGATATCAcgtatgtctaaatacatagcaaatgctattaaaaaataaaataaataaagtgacttataatttggaacggaaggaGTAGCGTTTAAGCTAGTTTAAGTAGTAGTGAGTTTCATGACGTTGTTACCAAAAGTGTATTATTAGCCTTTTGGGTCGGTAACTCTTTCTATCTCTCTTTTATAGTTAATAACATGCTAAGTCATCAAATCAATATGTCAATATTAAATGTAAATAAACTCAGATGAAACCCACTGAGTTTGGTCTTATTTAGTGTTGAGAATTGTGACTCAAGGTGACGAATCAAATTGTCTTGCAATCCCTCCAGTCATTACCTCTTTTGTCCACTAAAATCATGTCGTTTTCATGTAGCCCAAAATGTCTAATCACAATAAGAATCATGAAGGATACCATGACAGTTTAGGGTCAAATTTCATCTCTATAACTTATAGTTAGCTATtaaactaattgaagacttatcCCCAGCTAATAAGTCAACTAATATCTTACTTACCACCAAGCTAATAATTAGTTATTAGCTGATTTATTCTAGCTAATAGTTAGATGGCTGAATCAACCTAATTATATAAGCTTTGTAAAAGTTTATTCTACGTAAACTTTCAAAATAAAAAAGTTTATTCTAGGTAAACTCTAGGTTTCTCAAAAGCTATCCTAGTAAAAACTCATATTTTTCTCGATTTTCTTTGCCAAAGGACGGCTGCATTATTTATTGGTTTGGCCTTCTTGAATTTTTTGTGGTAAAATAGAGAATAGCCAAACTACTTACAAGAGCAAGCAAATACTTTTGCATGTGGAAAAGAGGAAAACAAAGAAAATAGTTTTCTCGCACGACAAAATGAAACAAGACAATCCGGGATACATGCCAAAaataaaacaagaaaaaaaactaataaaaataaaaaaaaaacaaaaattaatgtGAGAAACGCGACTATTTTTAAAAGGCCAATTACAGCGAAAGCATTGGTCCGGGTCGCCCCGTCCTCTTGACGGCCTCGCCGTCGCCTCctttttcttcctcctcctcgaCGGCTCCTCCTCACACTCTCACTCACACGGAGAGCGCTCGCGGAGGCGGAGGTTCACAGGAGGGGGAGGGAGGAGATGCCGGGGAGCCAGAACGGGGGGCCGAGGCCTCGGCCGGTCAAAGCCGAGACCATCCACGGTCTTGCGCGCGCCGGCGACTTCGCCGGCGTCCAGAGGAAGCTGCGGGAGAACCCCGCCCTCCTCAACGACAAGAATCCCGTGGTGCGTGCAGCATCCGTGCTTCTTTTCTCGCTTAAAGAAATGCGATCTTTGGTCGGTTTCACTGTTCTTGATACTTGCTGTGAGGGGTGAGCGTATTAGATTCATTAGGAACTGATTTCTTTTTCTTTAATTTCTAGAAATGTGAGTTTGCTCGGAGTCGTGTAAACGTAGCTTGATTTTCTTGAGCCGATTCTTGAATTTTGCCCCGGGCGGTGAGGCAGCGCTGGCTAATTTGCCCTTTGGTATTGTGCTTTCTATAGTTCCTTTTTCTTGGAACAGATTTCTTGGGCGGCGGGGTGGCGTTTGCTCCTCGTCCCCGTTCTTCTTTAGTGCGCGTTTAGCTTGCGTTCGCTCCTGAATGGGACTTAATTGCTCATTTGCTCCATTGTGTAGCCGATGCGTTTCTCGTCTGGTTCCTTCTGTCTCTGCCGTTTCCATGCTTCTGCGCCAAGAAGATGATACTAATGATTGATATTTTTATTGTATTTTTCATTTCTTCTTGTTTGTTTAAAAAAGATCCCCGGATTCACTCTCGAGATTTGTTTTATCTTGCTTCTTTGGTTCTTTGCAGGCAAGATTAAATCGTTAGGTCTGATGTAATTACGATTTGCTTTTATAATTCAAAAAAATTCTGCGGCCATTTCCATTAGGCAGGCTCGCATTCGTGTCCCTTCTTATCGCCTTCAATTTGCTGATCTAGAGTTTAGACCTTTCTGTTTTGTGGACCTGATTAATCACTATGCTGCCGTAATGCACTAACCTGAACCTGACTTTATTTGCTGGCAATTGTGGCTTTAATTGCCTTCCGGGCGCAGCGCAAACTAGTCATTTACAGGCAGAAACTAATTAGATTTATTAAGTACTGCATGGAACATTGTGCAATCTAGCCTCTCTGAAAATATAGTAATTTGCAGATGTGTCAAACACCACTTCATGTTGCTGCTGGCTACAATAATACAGAAATAGTCAAGTTCTTGCTTAACCAGCAAGGTGCAGAAACAGTTGATCTGGAGGCAAAGAACATggtaattatgttgccacatttcttTTGCATCTGATTGGGTACTCTGCCACACTTCTTTCATGCATCgagcttaatgcataaaccaatTATCTCATTTTTTGACAGTATGGAGAGACTCCTCTGCATATGGCAGTGAAGAACAGTTCTTGCGGATCAACAAATCTACTCCTTGAACATGGTGCACACATAGAAGCCAAAGCCAATGTATGATCTAcctatttcttttcatttccgtTGAGATTGTCTTATTGCACGCACAAAATTTGATATGTTCAACTCATGGTTGTGCAGAACGGCATGACACCATTGCACTTAGCTGTCTGGCATGCACTTCAAGCTGGAGACTGCAGCACAGTTAGCGTGTTACTAAGCTACAACGCGGATTGCTTTGCAAAAGATGATGTACTACTTGATTCACAGTAATGGTTTTAAATTACTTGTTTAAAATCATATTATAATTTACAATGTGGTAAGGTTTGTTATAACATCTTTTCACCAGGAAGGCAAAATGCCCTTAAATCATATTCCGGGAGGAGCTGGTAGTGAGAAGCTGCTGAAACTCCTCACTCATCATATGGAAgagcaaagaaaaaagaaagctCTCATGTCATGCCTCGAAGGGAAAGCAATGTCAGAGTTGGAAGAGGCAATATCACAAATTGTTGGATTGCAGGAGCTAAAAATGCAATTGCGCCGATGGGCAAGGGGAATGCTTTTTGATGAGAAGCGACGGGCTATGGGCTTAGGGATTGCTAGAAGGAGAGCTCCCCATATGGCATTTCTTGGCAATCCGGGAACTGGTAAAATTTCGAAAGAAGCAACCTTTTTTGTGTTATCACAGTTCAGTTCTATGATCAAGTGCTTTGCCATGGTTTATCCTTAGGGTGCTTTCATAGTGTTGCACATCATTGCATTGGGTTTGTATGGTACAGTTACAATCAGCTATGCGATACTAAACATCTTGTTGGGAGCTTTTGCTCTGATCATGAACTAAGAGTAGTTACCTAAAAGTTTGGCTAAACATGTCCTTAAAAGGCTACATTCTTTGTAATTTTGCCTGCTTCTACATTTTGCACTTACACGTACAGTGCAGTAAAATGCACAAGTTTCAGGTAAGATAGTTACTGAAAACATCAATATTCTGTTTATACTATCCATCCTCTATTGCAGGCAAAACTATGGTTGCTCGAATTCTTGGAAAGCTCCTTCACATGGTTGGAATTCTCCCTACTGACAAAGTAACTGAAGTTCAGCGAACTGATCTTGTTGGAGAATTCGTGGGGCATACTGGAGCAAAGACTAGAAGGAAGGTATTTTATCCTCGATTTTTTTTTGTCAGAAAGGCTTTGTCAGTTGCACTTTTCAATTTCAGAGAAATTGCGAAACAAATTCTGAACTTATTTCTACATGTTCTACCTTACATTAATACATTGTTACCATGATATGGCTCAACAGATACAAGACGCAGAGGGAGGTATTCTCTTCGTGGATGAAGCTTACAGGTTGATACCAATGCAAAAATCTGATGACAAGGATTATGGTTTAGAAGCCTTGGAGGAAATAATGTCTGTAATGGACAGTGGCAAGATAGTTGTCATATTTGCTGGGTACTGTGAGCCAATGAAGCGAGTCATCGCCTCGAATGATGGCTTCTGTAGGCGGGTCACAAAATTCTTCTATTTTGACGATTTCAGCACGACAGAACTAGCAGAGATCCTACATATGAAGATGAAGAGCCCAAGTGAGAGTAGCTTGCTTTATGGGTTTAAGCTACACCCAAGCTGCAGCATTGAAGTCATTGGAGAGCTGATTGCCAGAGAGACCACCGAAGAGCGGCGGAAACAGATGAATGGAGGCCTTGTAGACACACTGCTCATCAATGCCCGTGAGAACCTGGATTCACGGCTTGATTTCAACTGCAATGACACTGATACTATGATCACGATCACGTTGGAAGATCTGGAAGCAGGGCTTCGCCAGATTTCCAGACAACAGCAATTGCAGTGACATGTAAATTCAGGAGATTTTTTCTTGATTATCTCTTGCTTGTCTCCAAAGATGAAGTTATGGCCGTACGACAGGGTCTGATCTTTAAACGCTTTTGGCTATTCTTTCTGTTGTATCTAGTTGATCTTTAAACGCTTTTGGCTATTCTTTCTGTTGTATACTTGTATCTAGCCATTGCTAGGTTGATGCCGTCCAACAATAGCAGTGTAGTAGCAAACTGCATGTAGTTCCCTGAATTCCTATATTATTCCAGATGAGGTAtacatataaataaatatataacatGTGTATATACAATTATACATACATTCATGCCCTAACAATCAGCGTCAGAGGTCCGGTGCTTCCCTACATAAGTAATTAAGACCGCAAGATTTATTTGGTGCGAGCATAGCTCGTTCATTCATTTCTGGATCTTCTAAAAATATTTGACATCTGTGGAATAGCCAGTACCACATATGGCATGTTGATCATCCCATGATTCTGATATGTCAGGCTGAGTTGATGTTTCAGTCAAAACTGGATT is from Miscanthus floridulus cultivar M001 chromosome 7, ASM1932011v1, whole genome shotgun sequence and encodes:
- the LOC136463214 gene encoding uncharacterized protein, yielding MPGSQNGGPRPRPVKAETIHGLARAGDFAGVQRKLRENPALLNDKNPVMCQTPLHVAAGYNNTEIVKFLLNQQGAETVDLEAKNMYGETPLHMAVKNSSCGSTNLLLEHGAHIEAKANNGMTPLHLAVWHALQAGDCSTVSVLLSYNADCFAKDDEGKMPLNHIPGGAGSEKLLKLLTHHMEEQRKKKALMSCLEGKAMSELEEAISQIVGLQELKMQLRRWARGMLFDEKRRAMGLGIARRRAPHMAFLGNPGTGKTMVARILGKLLHMVGILPTDKVTEVQRTDLVGEFVGHTGAKTRRKIQDAEGGILFVDEAYRLIPMQKSDDKDYGLEALEEIMSVMDSGKIVVIFAGYCEPMKRVIASNDGFCRRVTKFFYFDDFSTTELAEILHMKMKSPSESSLLYGFKLHPSCSIEVIGELIARETTEERRKQMNGGLVDTLLINARENLDSRLDFNCNDTDTMITITLEDLEAGLRQISRQQQLQ